A single genomic interval of Chitinophaga sp. 180180018-3 harbors:
- a CDS encoding DUF4259 domain-containing protein, which translates to MGAWGTRNFENDGSQDWVFDLIDNKDGGLVTDTLARIVNNNEKLEIPDCEEGLAAAEVVAALVSKPSEDFPEDPLDRLDVLNLIGTRALRNQAIAAVNKILAASEMKNYWDTEGQTDSWMNVQNDLLKRLD; encoded by the coding sequence ATGGGCGCATGGGGCACCAGGAATTTTGAAAATGATGGATCACAGGACTGGGTTTTTGATCTGATTGATAATAAAGACGGGGGTCTTGTGACAGACACACTGGCACGTATCGTCAACAATAATGAAAAACTTGAAATACCGGACTGTGAAGAAGGGCTGGCGGCAGCAGAAGTAGTTGCTGCCCTCGTAAGCAAGCCAAGCGAGGATTTCCCGGAAGATCCGCTTGACCGGCTGGATGTCCTGAACCTGATCGGTACACGTGCCCTCAGAAACCAGGCTATCGCTGCTGTTAATAAAATACTGGCAGCTTCAGAAATGAAAAATTACTGGGATACCGAAGGACAAACCGATTCCTGGATGAATGTGCAGAATGATTTGCTGAAGAGATTAGACTAG
- the smc gene encoding chromosome segregation protein SMC, producing MRLKTLEIKGFKSFADKTVLQFDEGITGVIGPNGCGKSNIIDSIRWVIGEHKISNLRSENQAGLVFNGSKSRSASGMAEVSLTFENTKNVLPTEFTTVTITRKFYKNGDSEYRLNDVACRLKDIHNLFMDTGVSTDSYAIIELGMVDDIIKDKENSRRRMLEQAAGISIYKTRKKEAKTKLDATEGDLNRIEDLLFEINNNLKTLESQARKAERFYEVKKEYREISIELAKAALEGFNITFKELSDTQQTESDRKLALETEITAAEAAVEQDKLHFVAKERELQTLQKSFNELVSTIRTKENDKNLASQQLTYLREREKNISDFLGNAEGQLQGLTTSIEFTEKQVEEEGEVFETMADELDTLRDMVEEKKERFQQKKQGLETLRNDQQRWQRQQFEAEKKVAVADTSVLNLQRSIQQLQEEKTGRQQQITQLESEKGTHQQTLDTAKTELENMVRFQEETKSKILATQSDIEGLRDRLVDENRTLDAKKNEFDLLKSLVDSLEGYPESIKFLKKNPDWNNNAPILSDIFFCKEEYRTCVENLLEPYLSYYVVNNVQEAVQAIQLLDANKKGKANFFILDQFRTDATPLLAPPGTIPALEVVEIDEKYKGLGQYLLGKVFIGEDLTRLEFSQLADERILLVEKSGRMHRGKYNISGGSVGLFEGKKLGRAKNLEKLEIEIKDLEAVVSGLRTALQEKHNEVLGYNSQLNENNINAARERVNQLNNQLFGLQNRIENFHHLIEAGDKRLEEMQQSLDNNQASISGVREELENLNDRVNELQDGITEADRLAQEAEQQFNMATVQFNNQNLQHTRQQSKVQALKQELEFKRKQLADLHVQITSNKTQLEDAVANIAAAQEKLSHADDGLVELFRQREEEEKALNEKDQEYYNFRNHLQELESTLRTKQRAKEQLEQQLNTIKDKVNELKLQLTSMKERLSVEFKVNLDEIIDEQRSSDQSVDELQAGAERLKKRMENMGEINPTAIEAFQEMKKRYEFILEQKTDLVNAKDSLLATIQEVESTANQKFLDTFNQVKENFIRVFKALFTEEDQCDMILSDPENLADTGIEIIAKPKGKRPAAITQLSGGEKTLTATALLFAIYLIKPAPFCILDEVDAPLDDANVGKFTNMIRKFSDNSQFIIVTHNKQTMAAVDVIYGVTMQEPGVSKLVPVDFRSLN from the coding sequence GTGCGCTTAAAAACACTAGAAATTAAAGGCTTTAAAAGTTTTGCTGATAAAACCGTTTTACAGTTTGATGAAGGGATCACGGGCGTAATTGGACCTAACGGTTGCGGTAAAAGTAATATCATCGACTCCATTCGCTGGGTAATCGGGGAGCATAAGATCAGCAACCTCAGATCGGAAAACCAGGCCGGACTTGTATTCAATGGCTCCAAAAGCCGCTCCGCCAGCGGTATGGCGGAAGTTAGCCTTACTTTCGAGAATACCAAGAACGTACTGCCCACCGAATTTACCACGGTGACGATTACACGTAAATTCTACAAAAACGGCGATAGTGAATACCGGCTGAATGATGTTGCCTGCCGTTTGAAAGATATTCATAACCTGTTCATGGATACCGGCGTGAGTACCGACTCCTACGCCATCATTGAACTGGGGATGGTAGACGATATCATCAAAGACAAGGAAAACAGCCGCCGGCGCATGTTGGAACAGGCCGCCGGGATTTCCATCTACAAAACCCGTAAAAAAGAAGCGAAAACCAAGCTGGATGCTACTGAAGGCGATCTGAACCGTATTGAGGATCTGTTGTTTGAAATCAATAATAACCTCAAAACGCTGGAAAGCCAGGCCCGTAAAGCCGAACGCTTCTATGAAGTGAAAAAGGAGTACCGGGAAATCAGCATCGAACTCGCTAAAGCCGCCCTGGAAGGCTTTAATATCACCTTTAAAGAGCTGTCAGATACCCAACAAACGGAAAGCGACCGGAAACTGGCCCTGGAAACAGAAATAACTGCAGCAGAAGCCGCCGTGGAGCAGGATAAGCTGCATTTTGTAGCCAAGGAAAGAGAGCTGCAGACCCTCCAGAAATCGTTCAATGAACTGGTTTCAACGATCCGCACCAAAGAAAACGACAAAAACCTCGCCTCGCAGCAACTGACATATCTACGCGAACGGGAAAAAAATATCAGCGACTTCCTCGGCAATGCAGAAGGACAGTTACAGGGATTAACCACCTCCATTGAGTTTACAGAGAAACAGGTAGAAGAAGAAGGAGAGGTGTTTGAAACCATGGCCGATGAGCTGGATACGCTGCGCGATATGGTGGAAGAAAAGAAAGAACGCTTCCAGCAAAAGAAACAGGGCCTCGAAACCCTGCGCAACGACCAGCAACGCTGGCAACGCCAACAGTTTGAAGCTGAAAAGAAAGTAGCCGTTGCGGATACCTCCGTACTCAACCTCCAACGCAGCATTCAGCAATTGCAGGAAGAGAAAACCGGCCGCCAGCAACAGATCACCCAGCTGGAATCGGAAAAAGGTACCCATCAGCAAACCCTCGACACTGCCAAAACAGAGCTGGAAAATATGGTCCGCTTCCAGGAGGAAACAAAAAGCAAAATCCTCGCTACCCAGTCGGATATCGAAGGACTACGCGATCGCCTCGTGGATGAAAACCGTACCCTGGATGCCAAAAAGAATGAATTCGACCTGCTCAAATCGCTGGTCGACAGCCTGGAAGGCTATCCCGAAAGTATCAAGTTCCTCAAGAAAAATCCGGATTGGAATAATAACGCGCCCATACTGAGCGACATCTTCTTCTGTAAGGAAGAATACCGCACCTGTGTGGAAAATCTGCTGGAGCCATACCTGAGCTACTACGTGGTCAATAACGTACAGGAAGCAGTACAGGCCATCCAGCTGCTCGACGCCAACAAAAAAGGGAAAGCTAATTTCTTCATACTCGATCAGTTCCGCACCGATGCCACGCCTTTATTGGCGCCGCCGGGAACCATCCCTGCGCTGGAAGTGGTGGAAATCGACGAAAAATACAAAGGCCTCGGCCAATATCTGCTGGGAAAAGTATTCATAGGGGAAGATCTTACCCGCCTGGAATTCAGTCAGCTCGCGGATGAGCGGATACTGCTGGTAGAAAAATCCGGCCGCATGCATCGCGGAAAATACAATATCAGCGGTGGTTCGGTAGGACTTTTTGAAGGGAAAAAACTGGGGCGTGCTAAAAATCTCGAGAAATTAGAAATCGAAATCAAAGATCTCGAAGCCGTGGTAAGTGGCCTCAGAACTGCTCTCCAGGAGAAACACAACGAAGTGCTGGGCTACAACAGCCAGCTGAATGAAAATAATATCAACGCTGCCCGTGAAAGGGTTAATCAGTTGAATAACCAGTTATTCGGCCTGCAAAACAGGATCGAGAACTTCCACCACCTCATCGAAGCAGGGGATAAAAGACTCGAGGAAATGCAACAGTCGCTGGATAACAACCAGGCCAGCATTTCCGGTGTCAGGGAAGAACTGGAAAACCTGAACGATCGTGTAAATGAGCTGCAGGATGGCATCACGGAGGCCGACAGGCTGGCCCAGGAAGCCGAACAACAGTTCAATATGGCCACCGTTCAATTCAACAACCAGAACCTGCAGCATACCCGCCAGCAAAGTAAGGTGCAGGCGCTGAAGCAGGAACTGGAATTCAAACGCAAGCAACTGGCGGATCTGCATGTGCAGATCACCAGCAATAAAACCCAGCTCGAAGATGCGGTGGCCAACATCGCTGCTGCACAGGAAAAGCTGAGTCATGCCGACGATGGCCTGGTGGAGTTGTTCCGCCAGCGCGAAGAGGAAGAAAAAGCCCTCAATGAAAAAGACCAGGAATATTACAACTTCCGTAACCATCTGCAGGAGCTGGAAAGCACGCTGAGAACCAAACAGCGCGCTAAAGAACAGCTCGAACAGCAGCTGAATACCATCAAGGATAAAGTGAATGAACTGAAGCTGCAGCTGACTTCTATGAAAGAAAGGCTCAGCGTGGAATTCAAAGTAAACCTTGATGAAATTATTGATGAACAGCGCAGCTCCGATCAGTCGGTCGATGAACTGCAGGCCGGTGCCGAGCGACTGAAGAAGCGTATGGAGAATATGGGAGAAATCAACCCCACGGCTATCGAAGCTTTTCAGGAGATGAAAAAACGCTACGAGTTCATCCTGGAACAGAAAACTGACCTGGTGAATGCGAAAGACTCGCTGCTGGCTACTATTCAGGAGGTAGAGTCGACCGCCAACCAGAAATTCCTGGATACTTTTAACCAGGTGAAAGAGAACTTCATCCGGGTATTTAAAGCCCTGTTTACCGAAGAAGATCAGTGCGATATGATACTGAGCGATCCGGAAAACCTGGCGGATACCGGTATTGAGATCATCGCCAAACCGAAAGGGAAACGCCCGGCAGCCATTACACAGCTGTCTGGTGGGGAGAAAACCCTGACGGCTACTGCATTGCTGTTTGCTATTTACCTCATCAAACCGGCGCCATTCTGTATCCTCGATGAGGTGGATGCGCCACTGGATGATGCCAACGTGGGCAAGTTTACCAATATGATCCGCAAATTCTCAGATAATTCACAATTTATTATTGTAACGCATAATAAACAGACCATGGCCGCTGTAGACGTGATCTATGGCGTAACTATGCAGGAACCGGGGGTCAGTAAACTGGTACCGGTCGATTTCCGGAGTCTGAACTAG
- a CDS encoding FUSC family membrane protein encodes MRREQQINEIKNFLYSYHFSNGMRTTISVVVPSLVFAWFGQLGLGIAASMGGLCTALCDVPGTIIHKRNGLIISTILIFLTALGTGLLMPYHALMTIWIAVCCFVYAMMLVYGNRGGNIGTGCLLVMVSILGEPQLTPQLTLLHSSMVLLGSIWYATLALILWQIRPYLNVQQALGDCILQTARYLELRANFYTPGVDVTENYKQVLAQQVVVNEKQENVREQLLKRRAAQQGTTSINKSMVLIFLDMVDLQEQIMASQTDYNALQADFKEQDILEKFHALIMEFAQELRNIGMAVASGQRSLPRANLKFEMEKVKQAIADITLQLPTLKERTRTIPLTNILQNLQDMAQRIYNLHRLTRLERLKDESIDPRLELSKFTTRQKYDFETFRDNLTFKSHIFRHALRVSIATVTGYTLGLVFQLDRVYWILLTIVVILKPGFGLTKSRSIQRLIGTVTGALFAAGVLYLTQNNTVIFVMMLLCILGAYSFMSFKYTLSVFFVTPFVIFLLHLLHPADLLNVTQRVLDTFIGGGIAFVANMLLWPAWERSFLPDYMKKMMETNRRYFELVMRAYSNEQVSVTDFKLARKDNYVATANMMSAFQRMLSEPKSKQKNASQIYHYVVLSHTLTSHTATLAAYNLHHGVQFPRPEYREITDYLLHYMDQLALMTNPANATDVTISPQVHAFDRLDAHLENLVQLRQQEINEGKGATATRDEMLETKQVHDQLVTILNLLREMKKAFS; translated from the coding sequence TTGCGTAGAGAACAGCAGATCAACGAAATCAAAAATTTCCTTTACAGTTATCATTTCAGCAACGGTATGCGTACTACCATCAGCGTGGTAGTTCCTTCGCTGGTATTTGCCTGGTTTGGGCAGCTGGGATTGGGTATTGCCGCATCGATGGGAGGTTTGTGTACGGCGCTCTGCGATGTGCCGGGCACGATCATTCACAAGCGGAATGGTCTTATCATCAGTACCATCCTCATTTTCCTGACAGCGCTGGGCACCGGTCTGCTGATGCCTTATCATGCGCTGATGACGATCTGGATAGCGGTTTGCTGTTTCGTATATGCGATGATGCTGGTTTATGGCAACCGGGGAGGCAACATAGGCACTGGCTGTTTGCTTGTGATGGTATCTATACTGGGTGAGCCTCAATTGACGCCCCAGCTGACACTGCTGCATTCCTCGATGGTACTGCTGGGAAGCATCTGGTATGCGACGCTGGCGCTGATTCTATGGCAGATACGGCCTTACCTCAACGTACAGCAGGCCCTGGGCGATTGCATCCTGCAAACAGCCCGCTACCTGGAGCTGAGGGCTAATTTCTATACTCCCGGTGTGGATGTCACCGAAAATTATAAACAGGTGCTGGCCCAGCAGGTGGTCGTGAATGAGAAACAGGAGAATGTAAGGGAACAGCTGCTGAAAAGAAGGGCTGCCCAGCAGGGCACTACCAGCATCAATAAAAGCATGGTGCTTATTTTCCTGGATATGGTAGACCTCCAGGAACAGATCATGGCCTCCCAAACCGATTATAACGCGTTGCAGGCCGATTTTAAGGAGCAGGATATCCTTGAAAAGTTCCATGCCCTGATCATGGAATTTGCCCAGGAGCTGCGGAACATCGGTATGGCCGTGGCATCCGGACAACGTTCGCTGCCCCGTGCCAACCTGAAGTTTGAGATGGAAAAGGTAAAGCAGGCCATCGCCGATATCACCCTGCAACTGCCCACCCTCAAGGAAAGAACCCGTACCATTCCGCTTACCAACATCCTGCAAAACCTGCAGGATATGGCGCAACGTATTTATAACCTCCACCGTCTGACCCGGCTGGAGCGACTGAAAGACGAATCCATAGATCCCAGGCTGGAGCTGTCGAAGTTTACAACACGCCAGAAATACGACTTCGAAACCTTCCGCGATAACCTGACGTTTAAATCGCATATCTTCCGCCATGCCCTGCGGGTGAGCATTGCCACGGTAACGGGCTATACCCTGGGCCTGGTGTTTCAGCTGGACCGGGTTTACTGGATACTGCTGACAATTGTAGTGATCCTGAAACCGGGATTCGGCCTCACCAAATCCAGGAGCATACAGCGGCTTATCGGAACCGTTACCGGTGCGCTCTTTGCCGCCGGCGTGCTGTATCTTACCCAGAACAACACCGTGATCTTTGTGATGATGCTGCTCTGTATTCTGGGCGCCTATAGTTTCATGAGCTTCAAATACACGCTGAGTGTATTTTTTGTGACGCCTTTCGTCATCTTCCTGTTGCATCTGCTGCACCCTGCCGATCTGCTGAACGTGACGCAGCGGGTGCTGGATACCTTCATCGGCGGAGGTATTGCCTTCGTGGCTAATATGCTGCTGTGGCCAGCCTGGGAGCGCAGCTTCCTGCCAGATTACATGAAGAAAATGATGGAAACCAACCGCCGGTATTTTGAGCTGGTGATGCGGGCCTATTCCAATGAACAGGTATCTGTTACGGATTTTAAGCTCGCACGTAAAGATAATTACGTGGCGACGGCCAATATGATGTCGGCTTTCCAGCGGATGCTGTCGGAGCCCAAGAGCAAACAAAAGAATGCCTCACAGATATATCACTACGTGGTGCTGAGTCATACGCTTACCTCGCACACCGCCACCCTGGCGGCTTACAACCTGCATCACGGCGTGCAGTTTCCCCGGCCTGAATACCGGGAGATCACTGATTATCTGCTCCATTACATGGATCAGCTGGCGCTGATGACCAATCCGGCGAATGCAACTGATGTTACCATTTCTCCGCAGGTACATGCCTTCGACCGGCTGGATGCGCATCTTGAAAACCTGGTACAGCTGCGGCAGCAGGAGATTAATGAAGGCAAGGGAGCTACTGCGACAAGAGATGAGATGCTGGAGACGAAGCAGGTGCATGATCAGCTGGTGACGATATTGAATTTGCTGAGGGAGATGAAGAAGGCGTTTAGTTGA
- a CDS encoding ferritin-like domain-containing protein, protein MKPKNDAYRLLVALLQEAAQLEHCLLNAYLYTACSIKSTPQEFEKTKDGQDNRRAAVQFELARSWKQSILFVGHEEMLHLHYVQCMLRGIGERPCFTLPPRDKTSGNWIISNWKATIGEVPVDDGKGVQIPVNKLTLENIQNFVLYESTDALQDQDPFGPASLALFKQLFELEMNFRIESMLFNVADDEKRKNLSDRLYDIYMKLPPLEQPAAVAREMAEAAVGLPSLEELHFQSIADFYQQGIQPLYAEAFHNQWVVNNNRNLVNELLNPEYAGEGFLPIGPVYRSKNFTTFNKKNTGSSYRDVKTVDDIIKEIVEEGEGATHFEEGAAALLAKVAELGGPRAYLLAYQANYNSRGNTTPQWMQDCENIRQSHLYRFAMIMMGLRNENDLAKQSNLTFEAFRKPLDAGNNAYLQKITAQIPQQFNVCYLVMIMWLSRMYETYDWNADESRREAIEMLASWPIMSIAIRPFLELASMFNINKQQLFSFDPADLPVLPLYARQLLELYTADARSEAINDEMDYYAINALEEVAKWAAAQIEPIKTAAIADEHLRSMILTRLDALSVVGEFKKQFPFREHGGYSGKMPDLTYQQDHPESDVYEEAPVGDNGGKTFQDAFLLRLRFAGWGKVQLSTDPDPPTDESGCTGTHMLHSADGNRKLNRALVWQHTNDSQILREPLDKLPELGVNCVDISLMAAGKNTSVGFVPLQVMQSVGAVQTSGVQQKLAVTGVQSLFNIAPGQITGSDQKKIRMDLLPKNGLNPLLLGENHLVWQDGEPIDPFILAVKMDTGADAPVLLTQREIYNEGKRMIDMTPLERIYTNRAPVGFDSVNNIPAWARKGFSAPEKKMIGGNGYPMSYLRNRSQQLEDALQQSLLNNESLTAQKVSEVVSLAERMSLVAIPRGTTVAWLNYTLHYGHTVSGNLQNGSSNPILDFITKNTGLVCSVAAPKNRSDANARWLVNYTKGIMDTDALSDFVFGELYIPLTISNVNGNISFKRTWKYNIALLQPLQGFACQFQHPFWNNDYAVQGNTRTLKVSKDVTITETLDNTTSAGYSYALAGYPGITSCTQTVEMAADTTSNTANLNWTIQFTATDQQALISFALFFVNQSNAVADALHQFTEPE, encoded by the coding sequence ATGAAGCCCAAAAACGATGCTTACCGGCTACTAGTGGCCCTTCTACAGGAAGCTGCCCAGCTGGAACACTGTCTGCTGAACGCCTACCTTTACACGGCGTGCAGTATCAAGAGTACTCCCCAGGAATTCGAGAAAACAAAAGATGGACAAGACAACCGGCGTGCCGCCGTTCAGTTTGAACTGGCCCGATCGTGGAAGCAATCCATTTTGTTCGTTGGTCACGAAGAAATGTTGCATCTCCACTATGTGCAATGTATGCTGAGAGGAATAGGAGAAAGGCCCTGTTTTACCCTGCCACCACGCGACAAAACTTCCGGCAACTGGATCATCAGTAACTGGAAAGCCACCATCGGAGAAGTGCCGGTAGATGATGGAAAGGGCGTACAAATCCCGGTGAATAAGCTTACCCTGGAGAATATACAGAACTTTGTGCTGTATGAATCCACTGACGCGCTGCAAGACCAGGATCCTTTCGGACCGGCATCGCTGGCCCTTTTCAAACAGCTGTTTGAGCTGGAAATGAACTTCCGGATCGAGAGCATGTTGTTCAATGTAGCAGACGATGAAAAACGTAAAAACCTGTCGGACCGGCTATACGATATCTACATGAAACTGCCGCCACTGGAGCAACCCGCTGCTGTTGCCAGGGAAATGGCAGAAGCAGCCGTAGGACTGCCTTCGCTGGAAGAACTGCATTTCCAGTCGATCGCAGATTTTTATCAGCAGGGAATACAACCCCTGTATGCGGAAGCCTTCCATAATCAATGGGTAGTGAATAATAACAGAAATCTCGTCAATGAGTTACTGAACCCTGAATATGCCGGCGAAGGCTTTCTTCCCATAGGCCCTGTATATCGCAGTAAAAACTTTACCACCTTCAACAAGAAAAATACAGGCAGCTCTTACAGAGATGTAAAAACAGTGGACGATATCATCAAAGAGATCGTGGAAGAAGGAGAGGGAGCTACCCATTTCGAAGAAGGCGCAGCAGCCCTGCTGGCCAAGGTAGCGGAATTGGGAGGTCCCCGGGCTTACCTGCTTGCCTATCAGGCCAATTACAATTCCAGGGGAAATACAACCCCTCAATGGATGCAGGATTGCGAGAATATACGCCAGTCGCACCTTTACCGTTTTGCCATGATCATGATGGGCCTGCGGAACGAAAACGACCTCGCCAAACAAAGCAACCTTACATTTGAAGCATTCCGGAAACCACTGGATGCCGGCAACAATGCTTACCTCCAGAAAATAACGGCCCAGATCCCGCAACAGTTCAATGTTTGCTACCTGGTGATGATCATGTGGCTTTCCCGTATGTATGAAACCTACGACTGGAATGCTGATGAATCGCGACGTGAAGCCATTGAAATGCTGGCTTCCTGGCCTATTATGTCAATTGCCATCAGGCCGTTCCTGGAACTGGCCTCGATGTTTAATATCAATAAGCAACAACTATTTTCCTTCGACCCGGCCGATCTGCCAGTGTTGCCGTTATATGCACGGCAACTGCTGGAACTTTACACAGCTGATGCGAGAAGCGAGGCCATTAATGATGAGATGGATTATTATGCCATTAATGCTTTGGAAGAAGTAGCGAAATGGGCTGCTGCGCAGATAGAACCCATCAAAACTGCTGCCATCGCTGATGAGCACCTGCGGTCGATGATACTGACAAGGTTGGATGCCTTGTCGGTTGTAGGCGAATTCAAGAAGCAGTTTCCATTCAGAGAGCATGGCGGATATTCCGGTAAAATGCCCGACCTGACCTATCAGCAGGATCACCCGGAGAGTGATGTATATGAAGAAGCGCCGGTAGGGGACAATGGCGGCAAGACTTTTCAGGATGCCTTTTTACTAAGACTTCGTTTTGCGGGTTGGGGCAAGGTGCAGCTGTCTACAGATCCCGATCCTCCAACAGACGAATCCGGTTGCACAGGCACGCATATGCTGCATTCCGCTGATGGTAACAGGAAGTTGAACCGTGCCCTGGTATGGCAGCATACGAACGACTCCCAGATACTACGGGAACCGCTCGATAAACTGCCGGAGCTGGGCGTCAACTGCGTGGACATTTCCTTAATGGCAGCGGGCAAAAACACTAGTGTGGGCTTCGTTCCCCTGCAGGTAATGCAATCTGTTGGCGCCGTGCAAACCAGCGGCGTGCAACAGAAATTGGCTGTTACTGGAGTGCAGTCGCTGTTTAATATCGCGCCGGGTCAGATCACCGGCAGCGATCAGAAAAAGATCCGGATGGACCTGTTGCCGAAGAACGGTCTGAATCCGTTGCTGCTGGGAGAAAACCACCTGGTATGGCAGGATGGGGAACCCATAGATCCCTTTATTTTGGCAGTGAAGATGGACACCGGCGCAGATGCACCTGTATTACTTACGCAGCGGGAGATCTATAACGAAGGCAAACGGATGATAGATATGACGCCATTGGAAAGGATCTATACCAACCGTGCTCCGGTAGGTTTCGATTCGGTGAATAATATCCCCGCCTGGGCCAGGAAAGGGTTTTCTGCCCCGGAAAAAAAGATGATCGGCGGCAATGGTTATCCGATGAGCTATCTGCGCAACAGGTCGCAGCAATTGGAAGATGCCCTGCAGCAAAGCCTGCTGAATAATGAGTCGCTGACTGCACAAAAAGTAAGTGAAGTGGTTTCCCTTGCTGAAAGGATGTCGCTGGTAGCAATACCCCGTGGCACCACGGTAGCCTGGCTCAATTACACGCTTCACTACGGCCATACTGTTAGTGGCAACCTGCAAAACGGCAGCAGTAACCCCATTCTCGACTTCATCACAAAAAATACCGGCCTCGTATGCAGTGTGGCCGCACCTAAGAACAGAAGTGACGCCAATGCCCGCTGGCTGGTGAATTACACAAAAGGTATCATGGATACCGACGCTTTATCTGATTTCGTTTTCGGAGAATTGTACATACCGTTGACTATTTCCAATGTCAATGGAAACATTTCCTTTAAGCGCACCTGGAAATACAATATCGCGCTGTTGCAACCCCTGCAGGGCTTTGCCTGCCAGTTTCAGCATCCGTTCTGGAACAACGATTATGCAGTACAGGGCAACACCCGCACATTGAAAGTCAGTAAAGACGTCACCATTACCGAAACATTGGATAACACCACATCAGCAGGCTATTCCTACGCACTGGCCGGATATCCTGGTATCACCAGCTGTACCCAGACTGTTGAAATGGCTGCAGATACCACCTCCAATACCGCTAACCTGAACTGGACTATCCAGTTTACTGCCACGGACCAGCAGGCATTGATAAGCTTTGCCCTTTTCTTCGTGAACCAATCCAATGCAGTAGCGGACGCGTTACATCAGTTTACGGAACCGGAGTAA